From Panthera uncia isolate 11264 chromosome X, Puncia_PCG_1.0, whole genome shotgun sequence, the proteins below share one genomic window:
- the G6PD gene encoding glucose-6-phosphate 1-dehydrogenase isoform X1, producing MGTRADSAELRADPRGNEDAAQRRQGQKAPHGRAARAESIMAEQVALSRTQVCGILREELYQGNAFHRSDTHIFIIMGASGDLAKKKIYPTVWWLFRDGLLPEDTFIVGYARSRLTVADIRKQSEPFFKATPEEKAKLEEFFARNSYVAGQYDDVASYRRLNSHVNGLHQGPQTNRLFYLALPPTVYEAVTKNIHETCMSQTGWNRVIVEKPFGRDLQSSDRLSNHISSLFREDQIYRIDHYLGKEMVQNLMVLRFANRIFGPIWNRDNIACVILTFKEPFGTEGRGGYFDEFGIIRDVMQNHLLQMLCLVAMEKPASTDSDDVRDEKVKVLKCISEVQSENVVLGQYVGNPSGEGEATKGYLDDPTVPRGSITATFAAVVLYVENERWEGVPFVLRCGKALNERKAEVRLQFRDVSGDIFQQQCKRNELVIRVQPNEAVYTKMMTKKPGMFFNPEESELDLTYGNRYKNVKLPDAYERLILDVFCGNQMHFVRSDELREAWRIFTPLLHEIEREKPQPIPYVYGSRGPAEADELMKRVGFQYEGTYKWVNPHKL from the exons ATGGGTACGCGGGCGGACAGCGCAGAGCTGCGCGCGGACCCGCGAGGCAACGAGGACGCGGCGCAGCGGCGGCAGGGACAGAAGGCGCCACACGGCCGGGCGGCACGAGCAG AGAGCATCATGGCAGAGCAGGTGGCCCTGAGCCGGACCCAAGTGTGCGGGATCCTGCGGGAAGAGCTGTACCAGGGCAATGCCTTCCATCGATCTGACACACATATCTTCATCATCATGGGTGCATCG GGCGACCTGGCCAAGAAGAAGATCTACCCCACCGTCTG GTGGCTGTTCCGCGACGGTCTTCTGCCCGAAGACACCTTCATCGTGGGCTACGCCCGCTCCCGTCTCACAGTGGCCGACATCCGCAAGCAGAGCGAGCCCTTCTTCAAA GCCACACCGGAGGAGAAGGCCAAGCTGGAGGAGTTCTTCGCCCGCAACTCGTATGTGGCTGGCCAGTATGACGACGTGGCGTCGTACAGGCGCCTCAACAGCCACGTGAATGGCCTTCACCAGGGGCCGCAGACCAACCGCCTCTTTTACCTGGCCTTGCCACCCACGGTCTATGAGGCGGTCACCAAGAACATCCATGAGACCTGCATGAGCCAGAC AGGCTGGAACCGTGTCATTGTGGAGAAGCCCTTCGGGAGGGACCTGCAGAGCTCTGACCGGCTATCCAACCACATCTCGTCCTTATTCCGTGAGGACCAGATCTACCGCATCGACCACTACCTGGGCAAGGAgatggtgcagaacctgatgGTGCTGAG ATTCGCCAACAGGATCTTTGGTCCCATCTGGAACCGGGACAACATCGCCTGTGTCATCCTCACTTTCAAGGAGCCCTTTGGCACCGAGGGCCGTGGAGGCTACTTCGATGAATTTGGGATCATCCG GGACGTGATGCAGAACCACCTCCTGCAGATGCTGTGTCTAGTGGCCATGGAGAAGCCCGCCTCCACTGACTCGGACGATGTCCGCGACGAGAAG GTCAAGGTGTTAAAGTGCATCTCCGAGGTGCAGTCAGAGAACGTGGTCCTGGGCCAGTACGTGGGCAACCCCAGCGGAGAGGGCGAGGCCACCAAAGGGTACCTGGATGACCCCACGGTGCCCCGCGGCTCCATTACTGCCACCTTTGCGGCCGTTGTCCTCTACGTGGAGAACGAGAGGTGGGAAG GGGTGCCCTTCGTCCTGCGCTGCGGCAAAGCCCTGAACGAGCGCAAGGCCGAGGTGCGTCTGCAGTTCCGCGACGTGTCCGGAGACATCTTCCAGCAGCAGTGCAAGCGCAACGAGCTAGTGATCCGTGTGCAGCCCAACGAGGCCGTGTACACCAAGATGATGACCAAGAAGCCCGGCATGTTCTTCAACCCTGAGGAGTCCGAGCTGGACCTGACCTACGGCAACAGATACAAG AACGTGAAGCTCCCCGACGCCTACGAGCGCCTTATCCTGGACGTCTTCTGTGGGAACCAGATGCACTTCGTGCGCAG TGACGAGCTCCGGGAGGCCTGGCGGATCTTCACGCCGCTGCTGCACGAGATCGAGCGCGAAAAGCCCCAGCCCATCCCCTATGTTTACGGCAG CCGAGGCCCCGCGGAGGCAGACGAGCTGATGAAGAGAGTGGGCTTCCAGTACGAGGGCACCTACAAGTGGGTGAACCCCCACAAGCTCTGA
- the G6PD gene encoding glucose-6-phosphate 1-dehydrogenase isoform X2, whose protein sequence is MAEQVALSRTQVCGILREELYQGNAFHRSDTHIFIIMGASGDLAKKKIYPTVWWLFRDGLLPEDTFIVGYARSRLTVADIRKQSEPFFKATPEEKAKLEEFFARNSYVAGQYDDVASYRRLNSHVNGLHQGPQTNRLFYLALPPTVYEAVTKNIHETCMSQTGWNRVIVEKPFGRDLQSSDRLSNHISSLFREDQIYRIDHYLGKEMVQNLMVLRFANRIFGPIWNRDNIACVILTFKEPFGTEGRGGYFDEFGIIRDVMQNHLLQMLCLVAMEKPASTDSDDVRDEKVKVLKCISEVQSENVVLGQYVGNPSGEGEATKGYLDDPTVPRGSITATFAAVVLYVENERWEGVPFVLRCGKALNERKAEVRLQFRDVSGDIFQQQCKRNELVIRVQPNEAVYTKMMTKKPGMFFNPEESELDLTYGNRYKNVKLPDAYERLILDVFCGNQMHFVRSDELREAWRIFTPLLHEIEREKPQPIPYVYGSRGPAEADELMKRVGFQYEGTYKWVNPHKL, encoded by the exons ATGGCAGAGCAGGTGGCCCTGAGCCGGACCCAAGTGTGCGGGATCCTGCGGGAAGAGCTGTACCAGGGCAATGCCTTCCATCGATCTGACACACATATCTTCATCATCATGGGTGCATCG GGCGACCTGGCCAAGAAGAAGATCTACCCCACCGTCTG GTGGCTGTTCCGCGACGGTCTTCTGCCCGAAGACACCTTCATCGTGGGCTACGCCCGCTCCCGTCTCACAGTGGCCGACATCCGCAAGCAGAGCGAGCCCTTCTTCAAA GCCACACCGGAGGAGAAGGCCAAGCTGGAGGAGTTCTTCGCCCGCAACTCGTATGTGGCTGGCCAGTATGACGACGTGGCGTCGTACAGGCGCCTCAACAGCCACGTGAATGGCCTTCACCAGGGGCCGCAGACCAACCGCCTCTTTTACCTGGCCTTGCCACCCACGGTCTATGAGGCGGTCACCAAGAACATCCATGAGACCTGCATGAGCCAGAC AGGCTGGAACCGTGTCATTGTGGAGAAGCCCTTCGGGAGGGACCTGCAGAGCTCTGACCGGCTATCCAACCACATCTCGTCCTTATTCCGTGAGGACCAGATCTACCGCATCGACCACTACCTGGGCAAGGAgatggtgcagaacctgatgGTGCTGAG ATTCGCCAACAGGATCTTTGGTCCCATCTGGAACCGGGACAACATCGCCTGTGTCATCCTCACTTTCAAGGAGCCCTTTGGCACCGAGGGCCGTGGAGGCTACTTCGATGAATTTGGGATCATCCG GGACGTGATGCAGAACCACCTCCTGCAGATGCTGTGTCTAGTGGCCATGGAGAAGCCCGCCTCCACTGACTCGGACGATGTCCGCGACGAGAAG GTCAAGGTGTTAAAGTGCATCTCCGAGGTGCAGTCAGAGAACGTGGTCCTGGGCCAGTACGTGGGCAACCCCAGCGGAGAGGGCGAGGCCACCAAAGGGTACCTGGATGACCCCACGGTGCCCCGCGGCTCCATTACTGCCACCTTTGCGGCCGTTGTCCTCTACGTGGAGAACGAGAGGTGGGAAG GGGTGCCCTTCGTCCTGCGCTGCGGCAAAGCCCTGAACGAGCGCAAGGCCGAGGTGCGTCTGCAGTTCCGCGACGTGTCCGGAGACATCTTCCAGCAGCAGTGCAAGCGCAACGAGCTAGTGATCCGTGTGCAGCCCAACGAGGCCGTGTACACCAAGATGATGACCAAGAAGCCCGGCATGTTCTTCAACCCTGAGGAGTCCGAGCTGGACCTGACCTACGGCAACAGATACAAG AACGTGAAGCTCCCCGACGCCTACGAGCGCCTTATCCTGGACGTCTTCTGTGGGAACCAGATGCACTTCGTGCGCAG TGACGAGCTCCGGGAGGCCTGGCGGATCTTCACGCCGCTGCTGCACGAGATCGAGCGCGAAAAGCCCCAGCCCATCCCCTATGTTTACGGCAG CCGAGGCCCCGCGGAGGCAGACGAGCTGATGAAGAGAGTGGGCTTCCAGTACGAGGGCACCTACAAGTGGGTGAACCCCCACAAGCTCTGA